The following are encoded together in the Candidatus Zixiibacteriota bacterium genome:
- a CDS encoding flagellar motor protein: MDFATLFGLILAVSATGGAFLLEGGNLDAIFLGAPILLVVGGTLGATMVTTSTQTVLQVPNYLRLAFQRNNLRLPDAIDSLVKLAEKARREGILGLENDLRKITDPFFYKAVQLLIDGTEVTVLREILETEMSCLEQRHKRGIVFFQKAGGFAPTLGILGTVLGLVHTLGNATDASKMASSIAGAFIATLWGVGLANLFFLPVSDKLKLRHEEEMANLELIMEGVVAIQSGENPRNIRTRLLSFVAPSSRREER; the protein is encoded by the coding sequence ATGGATTTTGCGACTCTTTTTGGATTGATTCTTGCCGTCAGCGCTACAGGCGGTGCCTTTCTTCTGGAAGGCGGCAATCTCGATGCGATTTTCCTCGGCGCACCAATATTGCTTGTGGTTGGCGGAACACTTGGCGCAACGATGGTCACGACCTCTACCCAGACAGTCCTCCAAGTACCAAACTATCTGCGTCTTGCTTTCCAACGCAACAATCTCCGTCTGCCTGATGCTATCGATTCGTTGGTCAAGCTGGCTGAAAAGGCGAGGCGCGAAGGAATTTTGGGACTTGAGAACGACCTCCGAAAGATAACTGATCCGTTCTTCTATAAAGCTGTACAGCTTCTTATCGATGGAACCGAGGTTACCGTGCTTCGAGAGATACTCGAAACTGAAATGTCATGTCTCGAACAACGGCACAAACGCGGAATAGTATTTTTTCAAAAAGCGGGCGGTTTTGCCCCGACTCTGGGAATACTCGGTACAGTTTTAGGTTTGGTTCACACCCTTGGCAACGCTACCGATGCCTCAAAAATGGCATCTTCGATTGCTGGCGCCTTTATTGCCACATTGTGGGGAGTAGGACTGGCAAATCTCTTTTTCCTGCCTGTGTCAGATAAGCTCAAGCTTCGCCATGAAGAAGAAATGGCGAACCTCGAACTAATTATGGAGGGTGTCGTGGCTATTCAATCCGGGGAAAACCCGCGTAATATCCGCACCCGTCTTCTCTCGTTTGTTGCCCCGTCAAGCCGCCGGGAAGAGCGTTAA